A DNA window from Sulfitobacter sp. BSw21498 contains the following coding sequences:
- a CDS encoding polysaccharide pyruvyl transferase family protein: MTHDHHRVRGRSKLMQLSADTMPLRLHWWKAVPNFGDAISPVVLAHVSGRPVEHAGVRKADVWAIGSLLQVVKRNFSEAQDHRPVIWGAGLLHPVQGTGFTDHVDIALVRGPITAALLGLELSEFGDPGLLINAVWPHKRAPNGRIGIVPHHSLIDDPVLQALVASDTRYQLIDPRGDAQAVCDAIATCDHVFASSLHGLIVADAYGVPNSWLAPTGQSRLKYLDYAASVGRPMQAPMQIEDIPTAVLPDPLSPLSYQAGIDACRTALYARFPKALQAGRAA, from the coding sequence ATGACACATGATCATCACCGTGTACGAGGACGCAGCAAGCTGATGCAACTATCGGCTGACACCATGCCTTTGCGATTGCACTGGTGGAAGGCGGTCCCGAATTTCGGGGACGCCATTAGCCCTGTGGTGCTGGCCCATGTCTCGGGCCGGCCTGTGGAGCATGCTGGTGTGCGCAAGGCTGATGTCTGGGCGATCGGATCGCTGTTGCAGGTGGTCAAGCGCAACTTTAGCGAGGCGCAGGATCATCGGCCGGTGATCTGGGGGGCAGGATTGTTGCATCCGGTGCAGGGCACAGGGTTTACCGACCATGTGGATATAGCGCTGGTACGCGGTCCGATCACAGCCGCGTTGTTGGGCTTGGAATTGTCCGAGTTTGGCGATCCGGGGTTGTTGATCAATGCCGTTTGGCCGCACAAACGGGCACCGAACGGCAGGATCGGTATCGTGCCGCATCACTCGCTGATTGATGATCCCGTGCTGCAAGCGCTTGTCGCCAGCGATACACGATATCAACTGATCGATCCACGCGGCGATGCCCAGGCGGTCTGCGACGCGATTGCAACGTGCGATCATGTATTTGCATCATCCCTGCACGGGTTGATCGTGGCCGATGCCTATGGCGTACCCAACAGCTGGCTGGCCCCGACGGGGCAGTCACGGTTGAAGTACCTCGACTATGCAGCTTCAGTCGGTCGGCCGATGCAGGCCCCGATGCAGATCGAAGATATCCCCACAGCGGTTCTACCCGATCCGCTGTCACCGCTTTCCTATCAGGCGGGCATAGATGCCTGCCGAACCGCCCTTTATGCGCGTTTTCCCAAAGCCTTACAGGCAGGGAGAGCGGCATGA
- a CDS encoding dihydropteroate synthase, producing the protein MTRTVVESKTKTAIIGFDEPFCVIGERINPTGRKILAEELERGDFSRVEADAIAQAAAGANILDVNSGAVFSNKMAEDPRYADNNFVEPMLMPELIRVVQNAVDIPICIDSSVPGALEAGLEACEGRPLLNSVTGEEERLELVLPLVKKYNVPVVAISNDDTGISEDPDVRFEVAKRIVERAADFGIPAHDIVVDPLVMPIGAMATAGHQVFTLVRRLREELGVNTTCGASNISFGLPNRHGINNAFLPMAMGAGMTSAIMNPITLAVNPTKIAEKKAELVAAGIILPDEIDDETFVTLLGMGSTKPTPGKEMEAIRAANFLFDRDPHGTEWIKFNKVAPKAGQEGRGRAGRKGGRRR; encoded by the coding sequence ATGACCAGAACCGTCGTCGAATCCAAAACCAAAACAGCAATCATCGGCTTTGACGAGCCCTTCTGCGTGATCGGGGAACGTATCAACCCAACGGGCCGCAAGATCCTCGCCGAAGAGCTGGAACGTGGCGATTTCAGCCGCGTCGAGGCCGACGCCATCGCACAGGCCGCAGCAGGGGCAAACATTCTGGACGTGAACTCCGGTGCTGTGTTCTCGAATAAAATGGCCGAAGATCCGCGCTATGCCGACAATAACTTTGTCGAACCGATGTTGATGCCAGAACTGATCCGCGTTGTGCAAAACGCCGTCGATATTCCGATCTGTATCGACAGCTCTGTTCCTGGCGCATTGGAAGCGGGTCTTGAGGCATGCGAAGGCCGTCCGCTCCTGAATTCGGTAACAGGCGAAGAAGAGCGGCTGGAACTGGTGCTGCCTTTGGTCAAGAAATACAACGTGCCGGTGGTTGCGATCTCTAACGATGACACTGGCATCTCCGAAGACCCCGATGTGCGTTTTGAAGTCGCCAAGAGGATCGTCGAACGCGCCGCAGATTTCGGCATTCCGGCGCACGACATCGTGGTTGATCCGCTGGTGATGCCGATTGGGGCGATGGCGACGGCAGGGCATCAAGTCTTTACCCTTGTGCGTCGTCTGCGCGAGGAACTGGGCGTAAACACCACCTGCGGTGCGTCAAACATCAGCTTTGGTCTGCCCAACCGCCACGGCATCAACAATGCTTTCCTGCCCATGGCGATGGGGGCGGGCATGACCTCTGCAATCATGAACCCGATCACGCTGGCAGTGAACCCGACAAAAATTGCCGAGAAAAAAGCCGAACTGGTCGCGGCGGGCATCATCCTGCCTGACGAGATTGACGATGAAACTTTTGTGACGCTGCTCGGCATGGGATCGACAAAACCCACTCCCGGCAAAGAGATGGAGGCAATCCGTGCCGCCAACTTCTTGTTCGACCGTGACCCCCACGGGACCGAATGGATCAAGTTCAACAAGGTCGCGCCCAAGGCCGGCCAAGAGGGTCGCGGACGCGCTGGCCGCAAGGGTGGCCGTCGCCGGTAA
- a CDS encoding YIP1 family protein: MAATRDIVASYRNPAAVVRRLLGQGPREDRNLIYLMVACLIFFVAQTPRLAREAHVTGTELDMLLGATLMAWLFIAPLIFYMLAAGTQIILKVMRGRPSGYSTRLALFWALLASSPLVLLHGLTAGFVGEGIELRIVGLIWLCVFLWFWISGLLVAYRIRP; this comes from the coding sequence ATGGCGGCGACACGCGATATCGTGGCCAGCTACCGCAACCCCGCCGCCGTTGTGCGGCGGTTGTTGGGGCAGGGCCCGCGGGAGGATCGCAACCTGATCTATCTGATGGTCGCGTGTCTGATCTTTTTCGTGGCCCAGACCCCGCGTCTGGCCCGCGAAGCCCATGTCACCGGCACCGAGCTGGACATGTTGCTGGGGGCGACCCTGATGGCATGGCTGTTCATCGCGCCGTTGATTTTCTATATGCTCGCGGCGGGCACGCAAATCATCCTCAAGGTGATGCGCGGCCGCCCGAGCGGGTATAGCACCCGTCTTGCGCTCTTCTGGGCCTTGCTGGCGTCCAGCCCCCTTGTGTTGCTGCACGGACTTACGGCAGGGTTCGTCGGCGAAGGGATCGAGCTGCGCATTGTCGGACTGATCTGGCTTTGCGTATTTTTATGGTTCTGGATCAGCGGCTTGCTGGTTGCATATCGGATACGCCCATGA
- a CDS encoding Yip1 family protein — protein sequence MNAPDIRSVLSELVILSLRNPRAAAQQIIGWRLDRNVLWTALALAAAVNTLIFSVSLVVQPTPGMPAFFTSPLAMFVLLTGVLVITTHGLFWTGRALGGDGNLGDILALVVFLQVLRIIAQAAIFLLMYISPGVSVLASLATGIIGLWILVNFIAAAFDFAGLGKAVGVLLIAMAAVVLGMSLLLSIVGIAAQGVLLDV from the coding sequence ATGAACGCCCCTGACATACGATCGGTTTTGTCCGAGTTGGTCATTCTAAGCTTGCGCAACCCTCGCGCGGCGGCACAGCAGATTATCGGCTGGCGGCTTGATCGCAATGTATTGTGGACCGCGCTTGCGCTGGCGGCGGCGGTGAACACGTTGATTTTCTCGGTCAGCCTTGTGGTGCAACCGACACCGGGCATGCCCGCGTTCTTTACCAGTCCCTTGGCGATGTTCGTACTGCTGACAGGGGTGTTGGTGATCACCACACACGGGCTGTTCTGGACGGGCCGTGCGCTTGGCGGCGACGGCAACCTTGGCGATATATTGGCGTTGGTCGTGTTTTTGCAGGTCTTGCGCATTATCGCGCAGGCGGCGATTTTCTTGCTCATGTACATCTCTCCTGGCGTGTCGGTACTGGCATCGTTGGCGACCGGGATCATCGGTCTTTGGATATTGGTGAACTTCATTGCCGCGGCGTTCGACTTCGCCGGTTTGGGCAAGGCCGTTGGCGTGTTGCTGATTGCTATGGCGGCCGTCGTTTTGGGGATGAGCCTGCTTCTTTCTATCGTGGGCATTGCTGCCCAAGGAGTGCTTCTTGATGTATGA
- a CDS encoding sensor histidine kinase has protein sequence MTTCFEGITTQPVFWAAGGVSLIAAIVMISMLRVQRFRGKLYYALTFFAMIYTLLIVGAEASAAAFDCQYKLGVAAWLGNALVPVAWCFFVYAYVHQSSWLSKKRVVAALVLAPLLSFAFAATNTHHGLVYDHATTIPPGARQIDYIHGPGFYAIMAVLYTFVGATYYGLYKGFRRSRRSAWPLLTMLAVVTMTPLAANAAYIFLGFTIFGLDPTSFMFSVGIFAFTFMLLTNKTLDMASVGQSALFNTMSEAVVLVDNNKNVVLMNTAAKNRGFCKVPKAEAAALLATIDTRSLRTTDASVTIDERVYDPRIQEIESPLDPGGAILGWSVTLVDITDRIAITRALENALLRADDANRAKDEFISAVSHELRTPLTSLKGGLALALSGRLGEMDDRVRSPLEIAQRNGVRLSRLVDNILLSQKIDGDALTLDQQPVDLGALLKDSLEENQMFAAEQRIKLVRPKGDQSAIITGDAFAIRQIIDNLVSNAIKFSKPGSVVEGALSVSDGHVRLSIKDSGRGIPDGMEEQVFGRFAQVKNGGQFATQGSGLGLHISQQLAQQMSGKIFYESEVGKGSVFHMDYATVAAQHPKVIHAADAGSADAPALQHRDDVPENVQV, from the coding sequence ATGACGACATGCTTTGAGGGAATAACCACGCAGCCCGTTTTTTGGGCGGCAGGCGGTGTCAGCCTTATTGCGGCGATCGTCATGATTTCGATGCTGCGGGTCCAGCGATTTCGGGGCAAGCTTTACTACGCGCTCACCTTCTTTGCGATGATCTATACGCTGCTTATCGTTGGTGCAGAAGCATCAGCGGCGGCCTTTGACTGTCAATACAAACTGGGCGTTGCCGCGTGGCTGGGGAACGCGCTGGTGCCTGTGGCGTGGTGTTTCTTTGTCTACGCCTACGTCCATCAGTCCAGCTGGCTCAGCAAAAAACGCGTGGTGGCAGCACTTGTGCTTGCCCCGCTGCTATCTTTCGCTTTTGCTGCGACGAACACACATCATGGTCTGGTATATGATCACGCGACCACGATCCCACCAGGCGCGCGCCAGATCGACTACATCCACGGGCCCGGCTTCTACGCGATTATGGCCGTGCTCTATACCTTCGTCGGCGCCACCTACTATGGTCTCTATAAAGGGTTCAGGCGGTCGCGCCGGTCAGCGTGGCCGCTGCTAACGATGCTAGCCGTCGTAACGATGACCCCGCTTGCAGCAAATGCAGCCTATATCTTTCTGGGCTTCACCATTTTCGGACTGGACCCGACGTCGTTTATGTTCAGCGTAGGTATCTTCGCCTTCACGTTTATGCTGCTCACAAACAAGACGTTGGATATGGCGTCGGTCGGTCAATCCGCCTTGTTTAACACAATGAGCGAAGCTGTTGTTCTTGTGGATAATAACAAAAACGTCGTCTTGATGAACACAGCTGCAAAGAACCGCGGCTTCTGCAAGGTCCCCAAGGCCGAAGCCGCCGCCCTTCTCGCCACTATTGATACCCGTAGCCTAAGGACCACCGATGCATCCGTGACCATCGACGAACGCGTCTATGATCCTCGGATCCAAGAGATCGAAAGCCCGCTGGACCCAGGCGGTGCCATTCTGGGCTGGAGCGTCACGTTGGTCGACATTACTGACCGCATCGCCATCACCCGCGCCCTCGAGAATGCGTTGCTGCGTGCAGATGACGCCAATCGTGCCAAGGACGAATTTATCTCGGCTGTCAGTCATGAGCTGCGCACGCCGCTGACGTCGCTCAAAGGAGGCTTGGCTCTGGCCCTCAGTGGACGTCTGGGCGAGATGGACGACCGCGTCCGGTCTCCGCTTGAAATCGCACAGCGTAACGGTGTGCGCCTGTCTCGGCTGGTCGACAACATTCTACTGTCCCAGAAAATCGATGGGGACGCCCTTACCCTTGATCAGCAGCCGGTCGATCTTGGGGCCCTTTTAAAAGACAGCCTCGAGGAAAACCAAATGTTCGCTGCCGAACAGCGGATCAAGCTCGTCCGGCCCAAGGGTGACCAATCCGCGATTATCACCGGCGACGCCTTTGCAATCAGGCAAATAATCGACAACCTTGTCTCGAACGCGATCAAATTCTCTAAACCCGGCAGCGTCGTCGAAGGCGCGCTGTCGGTCTCTGACGGCCACGTGCGACTGTCGATCAAAGACAGCGGGCGTGGTATCCCTGATGGGATGGAAGAACAGGTCTTTGGCCGGTTCGCGCAGGTCAAAAACGGCGGCCAATTCGCGACGCAGGGCTCAGGTCTGGGCTTGCACATCTCGCAGCAGCTTGCCCAGCAGATGTCGGGAAAGATCTTTTACGAAAGCGAAGTCGGCAAGGGCTCGGTATTTCATATGGACTACGCCACTGTCGCGGCACAGCACCCGAAAGTTATCCACGCAGCAGATGCCGGTTCAGCGGACGCACCTGCCCTCCAGCACCGTGACGACGTGCCAGAAAACGTACAGGTATAA
- a CDS encoding cysteine desulfurase, which produces MYDVNAIRRDFPILSREVNGKPLVYLDNGASAQKPQVVIDAISRAYSHEYSNVHRGLHYLSNLATDQYEAVRGTVARFLNAGNEDHIIFNSGTTEGINLVAYGWAMPNLSPGDEIILSVMEHHANIVPWHFLRERQGVVIKWVDVDASGALDPQAVIDAITPRTKLIAVTQVSNVLGTVVDVKAITAGAHAKGVPVLVDGSQAAVHMPVDVQDIGCDFYAITGHKLYGPSGSGAIYIHPDRMAEMRPFLGGGDMIREVTKDGIIYNDAPMKFEAGTPGIVQTIGMGVGLEYMMNLGMENIAAHEASLRDYAVTRLAGLNWLQVQGTTPDKAAIFSFTLDGAAHAHDISTILDKKGVAVRAGQHCCGPLMQHLGQTATCRASFGMYNTNAEIDTLIEALELAHDLFA; this is translated from the coding sequence ATGTATGATGTAAACGCCATCCGCCGCGATTTCCCGATCCTGTCCCGTGAAGTGAACGGCAAGCCGCTTGTCTATCTCGACAATGGTGCATCGGCGCAAAAGCCGCAGGTCGTGATCGATGCGATCAGCCGTGCCTATAGTCACGAATATTCCAATGTTCACCGCGGGCTGCACTATCTTTCTAACCTTGCAACCGACCAGTACGAAGCCGTGCGCGGGACCGTTGCGCGGTTCTTGAACGCCGGGAACGAGGATCACATCATCTTTAACTCCGGCACCACCGAAGGGATCAATCTGGTCGCCTATGGTTGGGCCATGCCGAACCTGTCGCCGGGCGACGAGATTATCCTGTCGGTGATGGAGCATCACGCCAACATCGTGCCGTGGCATTTTCTGCGCGAACGCCAGGGCGTGGTGATCAAATGGGTAGATGTGGATGCGTCTGGTGCGCTTGATCCGCAGGCGGTGATTGATGCGATCACCCCCAGAACCAAGCTGATTGCGGTGACGCAGGTGTCGAATGTGTTAGGAACGGTTGTGGACGTCAAGGCGATCACCGCCGGGGCCCACGCCAAAGGTGTGCCGGTACTGGTTGACGGGTCGCAAGCAGCGGTCCACATGCCGGTGGATGTGCAAGATATCGGCTGCGATTTCTATGCGATCACCGGTCACAAGCTCTATGGTCCATCAGGGTCCGGTGCGATCTATATCCACCCCGACCGCATGGCCGAGATGCGCCCGTTTCTCGGCGGTGGTGACATGATCCGCGAAGTCACCAAAGACGGCATTATCTACAACGATGCGCCGATGAAGTTCGAGGCGGGCACCCCCGGGATCGTGCAGACGATCGGTATGGGCGTCGGACTAGAATACATGATGAACCTCGGAATGGAAAATATCGCCGCTCATGAAGCATCCTTGCGTGATTATGCAGTGACCCGTCTGGCAGGATTGAACTGGTTGCAGGTTCAGGGCACCACGCCGGATAAGGCCGCGATCTTCAGCTTTACGCTGGACGGGGCGGCGCATGCGCATGATATCTCTACCATCTTGGACAAGAAGGGCGTTGCCGTACGTGCGGGGCAGCATTGTTGTGGGCCGCTTATGCAACATCTGGGGCAAACCGCCACCTGCCGCGCCTCTTTTGGGATGTACAACACCAATGCCGAGATCGACACGCTGATCGAAGCGCTTGAATTGGCGCATGATCTCTTTGCATGA
- the sufC gene encoding Fe-S cluster assembly ATPase SufC produces MLSIKGLKVKLEDEDKQILKGVDLEIEAGKVHAIMGPNGSGKSTLSYVLSGKGGYEVTEGSAHLGDIDLLDIDPEERAAAGLFLAFQYPVEIPGVGNMTFLRTAVNAQRKARGEEEMSAAEFLKVVRARAKDLKIDAEMLKRPVNVGFSGGEKKRNEILQMAMLEPKMCILDETDSGLDVDAMKLVADGVNALRTEGRGFLVITHYQRLLDHIKPDVVHIMADGRIIKTGGPELALEVENNGYADILSEVA; encoded by the coding sequence ATGCTGAGCATCAAAGGCCTGAAGGTAAAACTGGAAGACGAAGACAAGCAAATCCTGAAAGGTGTCGATCTTGAGATCGAAGCCGGTAAGGTACACGCGATCATGGGCCCCAACGGGTCGGGTAAATCCACGTTGTCCTATGTCCTGTCTGGCAAAGGCGGCTATGAGGTCACTGAAGGCTCCGCCCATCTCGGCGATATCGACCTGCTCGACATCGATCCCGAAGAGCGTGCGGCGGCTGGCCTGTTTCTGGCGTTCCAGTATCCGGTTGAAATCCCCGGTGTCGGCAACATGACTTTCCTGCGGACGGCTGTGAATGCACAGCGCAAGGCTCGTGGCGAAGAAGAAATGTCTGCGGCAGAGTTCCTCAAGGTTGTGCGCGCACGTGCCAAAGACCTGAAGATCGACGCAGAGATGCTGAAGCGTCCCGTCAACGTCGGTTTCTCCGGTGGCGAGAAAAAGCGGAACGAAATCCTGCAAATGGCGATGCTCGAGCCAAAGATGTGCATCTTGGACGAAACAGACTCCGGTTTGGACGTCGACGCGATGAAATTGGTTGCTGATGGCGTGAACGCGCTGCGCACCGAAGGGCGCGGCTTCCTTGTGATCACCCACTACCAGCGTCTGCTGGACCACATCAAACCCGACGTCGTGCACATCATGGCTGACGGTCGGATCATCAAAACCGGTGGCCCCGAGCTGGCGCTTGAAGTTGAAAACAACGGGTATGCCGACATCCTGTCAGAGGTGGCGTAA
- the sufB gene encoding Fe-S cluster assembly protein SufB, which produces MDSTLVKDVNDGVKEGVDQDTVDAVREVGGAYKYGWSTDIEMDYAPLGLNVDIVKLISEKNEEPEWMLEWRLAAYERWLTKKEPNWAMVDYPEIDFQNQYYYARPKSMAVKPKSLDDVDPKLLETYKKLGIPLKEQAILAGVEGAENMGDEPRKVAVDAVFDSVSVGTTFQDELKKAGVIFCSISEAIREHPELVKKYLGSVVPVNDNFYATLNSAVFSDGSFVYIPPGVRCPMELSTYFRINAENTGQFERTLIIADKGSYVSYLEGCTAPQRDESQLHAAVVEIIIEEDAEVKYSTVQNWYPGDENGKGGIYNFVTKRADCRGDRAKVMWTQVETGSAVTWKYPSCILRGDDSQGEFYSIAIANNMQQADTGTKMIHLGKRTKSRIVSKGISAGKAQNTYRGLVSMHPKAKESRNYTQCDSLLIGDQCGAHTVPYIEVKNNSSRVEHEATTSKVDDDQLFYCRSRGMDEEEAVALVVNGFCKDVLQALPMEFAMEAQALVAISLEGSVG; this is translated from the coding sequence ATGGATAGCACATTGGTCAAAGACGTAAATGATGGCGTCAAAGAAGGTGTTGATCAGGACACCGTGGATGCCGTGCGCGAAGTCGGCGGTGCCTATAAATACGGTTGGTCCACCGATATCGAGATGGACTATGCCCCGCTGGGTCTGAACGTCGATATCGTCAAGCTGATCTCGGAAAAGAATGAAGAGCCGGAGTGGATGCTTGAATGGCGTCTGGCGGCCTATGAGCGCTGGTTGACCAAGAAAGAGCCGAATTGGGCGATGGTGGACTACCCTGAAATCGACTTTCAGAACCAGTATTACTATGCGCGTCCCAAATCCATGGCGGTCAAGCCCAAGTCCCTGGACGACGTAGATCCCAAGCTGCTCGAGACCTACAAGAAGCTGGGTATCCCCTTGAAAGAGCAAGCCATTCTGGCGGGCGTCGAGGGTGCAGAAAACATGGGCGATGAACCTCGCAAGGTTGCTGTGGACGCCGTGTTCGATTCTGTTTCCGTCGGGACCACCTTTCAGGACGAGCTGAAGAAAGCCGGCGTGATTTTCTGTTCGATCTCGGAAGCGATCCGCGAGCATCCGGAACTGGTCAAGAAATACCTTGGTTCGGTCGTGCCGGTGAATGATAACTTCTACGCGACGCTGAACTCGGCTGTCTTTTCAGACGGGTCGTTTGTCTATATTCCGCCGGGTGTGCGCTGCCCGATGGAACTGTCGACCTATTTCCGTATCAATGCGGAAAACACTGGCCAGTTCGAGCGCACGCTGATCATCGCCGACAAAGGGTCCTATGTGTCCTACCTCGAGGGTTGTACCGCGCCGCAGCGGGACGAAAGCCAACTGCACGCCGCGGTGGTCGAGATCATCATCGAAGAAGACGCCGAGGTGAAATATTCGACCGTTCAGAACTGGTATCCCGGTGACGAGAACGGCAAAGGCGGGATCTATAACTTTGTGACCAAACGTGCCGATTGCCGTGGCGACCGTGCCAAGGTGATGTGGACGCAGGTTGAAACCGGTTCGGCTGTGACATGGAAATACCCGTCCTGCATCCTGCGCGGCGATGATAGCCAAGGCGAGTTCTATTCCATCGCGATCGCCAACAACATGCAGCAGGCTGACACTGGCACCAAGATGATCCACCTGGGCAAGCGTACCAAGTCGCGCATCGTGTCCAAGGGGATTTCGGCGGGCAAGGCGCAGAACACATACCGTGGACTGGTATCCATGCACCCCAAAGCCAAGGAATCGCGCAACTATACGCAATGTGACAGCTTGCTGATCGGCGACCAGTGCGGTGCCCACACTGTACCGTATATCGAGGTCAAGAATAACAGCAGCCGTGTCGAACACGAGGCAACGACATCCAAGGTGGACGACGACCAGCTGTTCTACTGCCGTTCGCGCGGGATGGACGAGGAAGAGGCGGTGGCCTTGGTGGTCAACGGCTTCTGCAAAGACGTGCTTCAGGCACTGCCGATGGAGTTCGCAATGGAAGCGCAAGCATTGGTTGCGATCTCTCTTGAAGGTTCTGTGGGGTAA
- the sufD gene encoding Fe-S cluster assembly protein SufD: MAEAATQQTPTEALIATLDLPQGGWSDAARKDALSRLQQAGLPERRDEYWKYTRPDTLTQPQATSAALRASDDVVLFDQIDRLKLVFVDGVFDADASDALALDGITIERLSQADADLHWARDLYGTLEKNGQTPVARPLAALNTAFAPDGVLIHVTDKVSKPVNIIYRRTSETADVILHSVIKLDAGAEFTLLENGPVAARFNGVLEVEVGDNAAFHHVRAQGRDHEQRAATHIFTRLGAESAFKSFTLTANGVMTRNDCVIELTGDDAAAHVAGASVGDGSDFHHDDTVFVTHDAVNCESRQVFKKVLRNGATGVFQGKILVKKDAQKTDGYQISQSLLLDEDSQFLAKPELEIYADDVACSHGSTSGAIDEDALFYLRSRGVPHNVATDLLTLSFLAEAVEEIEDETLREEITARLAAWLERHAA; the protein is encoded by the coding sequence ATGGCCGAAGCAGCGACACAACAAACCCCGACCGAGGCGTTGATCGCCACGTTGGATCTGCCCCAAGGGGGCTGGTCCGATGCGGCACGCAAAGACGCACTATCGCGGCTGCAACAGGCAGGTCTGCCGGAGCGTCGTGACGAATACTGGAAATACACCCGCCCTGATACGCTGACCCAGCCGCAGGCGACTTCGGCTGCCTTGCGGGCGTCTGATGATGTGGTCCTGTTCGACCAGATTGACCGGCTCAAGCTGGTGTTTGTCGATGGCGTGTTCGACGCGGATGCGTCTGACGCATTGGCGCTTGATGGTATCACGATTGAACGGCTGTCCCAGGCAGACGCGGACCTGCATTGGGCCCGCGATCTTTATGGTACGCTGGAAAAGAACGGCCAAACTCCTGTGGCACGGCCCTTGGCCGCGCTGAACACGGCGTTTGCGCCCGATGGCGTGCTGATCCATGTGACGGACAAAGTCTCCAAGCCGGTGAACATTATCTATCGCCGGACGTCGGAAACAGCCGATGTCATACTGCACAGCGTTATCAAGCTGGACGCCGGTGCCGAATTCACGTTGCTGGAAAACGGCCCCGTGGCTGCGCGCTTTAACGGTGTGCTCGAAGTCGAGGTCGGCGACAACGCTGCGTTCCACCATGTGCGCGCCCAAGGGCGTGACCATGAACAACGCGCAGCGACGCATATCTTTACCCGTCTGGGGGCTGAATCCGCGTTCAAATCCTTTACGCTGACTGCCAATGGCGTGATGACGCGCAACGACTGCGTGATCGAGCTGACTGGCGATGATGCGGCGGCTCATGTCGCGGGTGCCAGCGTCGGTGATGGTTCTGATTTCCACCACGACGACACGGTGTTCGTAACCCACGACGCGGTAAACTGCGAAAGCCGTCAGGTGTTCAAGAAGGTTCTGCGCAACGGGGCGACCGGCGTGTTCCAAGGCAAGATCTTGGTCAAGAAAGACGCGCAAAAGACCGATGGCTATCAGATCAGCCAGTCGTTGCTGCTGGACGAAGATAGCCAGTTCCTCGCCAAGCCCGAGCTTGAAATCTACGCCGATGATGTCGCCTGTTCGCACGGGTCCACATCTGGTGCGATTGACGAGGATGCCTTGTTCTATCTGCGGTCGCGCGGTGTGCCCCATAATGTCGCGACCGATCTTCTGACCTTGTCCTTTTTGGCCGAGGCCGTCGAAGAGATCGAGGACGAAACTCTGCGCGAAGAGATCACCGCACGGCTTGCCGCGTGGCTTGAGCGGCACGCAGCCTGA